The Hydra vulgaris chromosome 11, alternate assembly HydraT2T_AEP genome contains a region encoding:
- the LOC136087652 gene encoding acidic phospholipase A2 PA4-like, translating to MKFTRIMMAAFAKLLFGISFFPVSLTINPFVWKGTRWCGYESLPTLNSTMVPLNESHSSTTDLCCKNHDHCPLFIPRWKSKYNLLNWRPYTISSCDCDRKFKSCLKNDSSVTANDIDRIYFSILEVPCFNIEYKVAKKCLDKTWFLVCKNVTMAMEAHAVLDKI from the exons ATGAAATTCACAA GAATCATGATGGCGGCATTTGCAAAGCTCCTTTTTGGAATTTCGTTTTTCCCCGTTAGTTTGACGATTAATCCGTTTGTTTGGAAAG GTACTCGTTGGTGTGGATACGAATCCTTGCCCACTCTAAATAGCACAATGGTACCTCTAAATGAAAGCCATTCGTCAACAACTGATTTATGCTGTAAAAATCATGACCACTGCCCGCTTTTTATTCCTAGGTGGAAGTCAAAGTACAATTTGTTAAACTGGAGACCATACACGATAAGTTCGTGTGATTGTGACCGAAAATTcaaatcttgtttaaaaaatgattccTCGGTTACCGCGAATGATATAGATAGgatatattttagtattttagaaGTACCTTGCTTTAATATAGAATATAAAGTCGCTAAAAAGTGTCTGGATAAAACATGGTTCTTAGTTTGCAAAAATGTTACTATGGCGATGGAAGCGCACGCAGTACTTGATAAAATTTAG